In Streptomyces sp. NBC_00306, a single genomic region encodes these proteins:
- a CDS encoding aminotransferase class V-fold PLP-dependent enzyme, translating to METLGGAAFAPDKTYLNTCSAGLLPRSAADAVTALVEELAAGRPGGAGDWPRVGAVRRSFARLTGTDEARVAVGGSVAVHVGLVAQSFPPGSEILFPEGDYSSVITPFAVRGDLKLRFVPLDGLAEAVRPGTALVALSSVQSSDGRIADLAAVRAAAAAHGARTLLDASQSAGWLPLDADAWDFTVTGAFKFLMCPRGVSFLTVGEEAQRSVVPIHAGPFAAEDENGSIYGPVDELARSARRFDEPPAFPSYHAAEQSLALLEEIGIDAVHAHDTALARRFRDGVARLGYEAVPGESAVVAVPGLDDRVADLARAGVVVSARSGNLRAAFHLYNSAADVDRALDVLAG from the coding sequence ATGGAGACCCTGGGCGGTGCCGCGTTCGCGCCGGACAAGACGTATCTGAACACCTGTAGCGCCGGGCTGCTGCCCCGCAGCGCGGCCGATGCCGTCACGGCGCTGGTCGAGGAGCTCGCGGCCGGCCGGCCCGGCGGGGCGGGCGACTGGCCGAGAGTGGGTGCCGTCCGGCGGTCCTTCGCCCGGCTGACCGGTACGGACGAGGCGCGGGTGGCCGTCGGCGGTTCGGTGGCGGTGCACGTCGGGCTCGTCGCGCAGTCCTTCCCGCCCGGCTCGGAGATCCTCTTCCCGGAGGGGGACTACTCCTCGGTGATCACCCCGTTCGCGGTGCGCGGTGACCTCAAGCTCCGCTTCGTGCCGCTGGACGGCCTGGCGGAGGCGGTGCGCCCCGGGACGGCGCTGGTCGCCCTCTCCTCGGTGCAGTCGTCGGACGGCCGGATCGCCGATCTGGCGGCGGTCCGGGCCGCGGCGGCGGCGCACGGCGCCCGCACCCTCCTCGACGCCAGCCAGTCGGCGGGCTGGCTGCCGCTGGACGCGGACGCGTGGGACTTCACCGTCACCGGCGCCTTCAAGTTCCTGATGTGCCCCCGCGGGGTCTCGTTCCTGACCGTGGGCGAGGAGGCGCAGCGGTCGGTGGTGCCGATCCACGCGGGGCCGTTCGCCGCCGAGGACGAGAACGGGTCGATCTACGGCCCGGTCGATGAACTGGCCCGCTCGGCCCGGCGCTTCGACGAGCCGCCGGCCTTCCCCTCGTACCACGCGGCCGAGCAGTCGCTCGCGCTGCTGGAGGAGATCGGCATCGACGCCGTGCACGCCCATGACACCGCGCTGGCCCGGCGGTTCCGCGACGGGGTGGCGCGGCTGGGGTACGAGGCCGTGCCGGGCGAGTCGGCCGTCGTCGCCGTGCCGGGGCTCGACGACCGGGTGGCCGACCTCGCCCGCGCGGGTGTCGTGGTGTCGGCCCGGTCGGGGAACCTCCGGGCCGCGTTCCACCTCTACAACTCGGCCGCCGACGTGGACCGGGCGCTGGACGTGCTCGCGGGCTGA
- a CDS encoding DsbA family oxidoreductase: MRVEIWSDIACPWCYIGKARFEKGLADFAHRDQVEVVHRSFELDPGRAKGDTAPVVDMLALKYGRSREEAQAMEEHVASNARSEGLGYRTEGRDHGSTFDIHRLLHLAKARGRQDELLDLAYRANFAEERSVFDAEVLVELAVEAGLDADEARAVLTDEDAYADDVRTDEREAAELGANGVPFFVLDRRYGISGGQPAELFTQALEQAWQGRTLTPVAVDGGDAPVCDTDGSCEVPRH; the protein is encoded by the coding sequence ATGCGCGTCGAGATCTGGAGCGACATCGCCTGCCCGTGGTGCTACATCGGCAAGGCGCGCTTCGAGAAAGGGCTCGCGGACTTCGCCCACCGTGACCAGGTCGAGGTCGTGCACCGGTCCTTCGAGCTCGACCCGGGCCGCGCCAAGGGTGACACCGCGCCCGTCGTCGACATGCTGGCCCTGAAGTACGGGCGCAGCCGCGAGGAGGCGCAGGCCATGGAGGAGCACGTCGCCTCCAACGCCCGCTCCGAGGGCCTCGGCTACCGCACCGAGGGCCGCGACCACGGCAGCACCTTCGACATCCACCGTCTGCTGCACCTCGCCAAGGCCCGCGGCCGCCAGGACGAACTGCTCGACCTCGCCTACCGCGCCAACTTCGCCGAGGAGCGCTCGGTCTTCGACGCCGAGGTGCTGGTGGAGCTCGCGGTCGAGGCGGGACTGGACGCGGACGAGGCCCGCGCGGTGCTCACCGACGAGGACGCGTACGCCGACGACGTACGGACCGACGAGCGCGAGGCCGCGGAGCTGGGCGCGAACGGCGTGCCCTTCTTCGTCCTCGACCGGCGCTACGGCATCTCCGGCGGTCAGCCGGCCGAGCTGTTCACCCAGGCGCTGGAGCAGGCCTGGCAGGGCCGGACCCTCACACCCGTCGCCGTGGACGGCGGGGACGCGCCCGTGTGCGACACCGACGGCTCGTGCGAGGTCCCGCGGCACTGA
- a CDS encoding GNAT family N-acetyltransferase codes for MIRPAVPEDLDAVTALHAEARATYYRGHIPDEAFDSPAEHARTRAGWAAAIERGAVLCAERDGALAGVAASRTVDGVMTLTQLHVHPALWRAGIGTALHRACVEGWRSAGVTTARLEVFEHNRRAQDFYTAHGWTPDPDEPLSGNHLVMRLTVPRAVE; via the coding sequence ATGATCAGACCAGCCGTTCCCGAGGACCTCGACGCCGTCACCGCCCTGCACGCCGAGGCCCGTGCCACCTATTACCGCGGGCACATACCGGACGAGGCCTTCGACAGCCCCGCCGAGCACGCCCGCACCCGCGCGGGCTGGGCGGCGGCCATCGAGCGCGGTGCGGTGCTCTGCGCGGAACGGGACGGGGCCCTCGCCGGCGTGGCGGCCTCCCGCACGGTCGACGGCGTCATGACGCTCACCCAACTCCATGTCCACCCCGCGCTCTGGCGCGCCGGCATCGGCACCGCGCTGCACCGGGCGTGCGTGGAGGGCTGGCGCAGCGCGGGCGTGACCACCGCCCGGCTGGAGGTCTTCGAGCACAACCGGCGCGCCCAGGACTTCTACACCGCACACGGCTGGACACCCGACCCGGACGAGCCGCTCTCGGGCAATCACCTGGTGATGCGGCTCACCGTGCCGCGCGCCGTGGAATGA
- a CDS encoding DUF1349 domain-containing protein → MTDSIELPELPFPLRPYGPDANWSYEKGVLTGWAGARQDRFVPPAGDSLDPASDAPRLLGSPEGDFQLIARVTVGFAAAFDAGVLYLHVGEREWAKLCLELSPDRPTICTVVTRGYSDDANSFEVDGDSVWLRISRTGKAFAFHASTDGKRWTFVRIFALGTEEQAGAALVGFLAQSPVGEGCVVTYDEIEFREGWPDGLRDGS, encoded by the coding sequence GTGACCGACTCCATCGAGCTGCCCGAACTCCCCTTCCCTCTGCGCCCCTACGGCCCCGACGCCAACTGGTCGTACGAGAAAGGGGTGCTGACCGGCTGGGCGGGGGCCCGGCAGGATCGTTTCGTGCCCCCGGCGGGCGACTCGCTGGACCCCGCCTCCGACGCGCCGCGCCTGCTCGGCTCGCCGGAGGGGGACTTCCAGCTGATCGCCCGCGTCACGGTCGGATTCGCCGCCGCCTTCGACGCCGGTGTGCTCTATCTGCACGTCGGTGAGCGGGAGTGGGCCAAGCTCTGTCTGGAACTCTCCCCGGACAGGCCCACCATCTGCACGGTGGTGACCCGCGGCTACTCCGACGACGCCAACTCCTTCGAGGTGGACGGCGACAGCGTCTGGCTGCGGATCAGCCGTACGGGCAAGGCCTTCGCCTTCCACGCGTCGACGGACGGCAAGCGGTGGACCTTCGTCCGGATCTTCGCGCTCGGCACCGAGGAACAGGCCGGTGCCGCGCTCGTCGGCTTCCTCGCCCAGTCGCCGGTCGGCGAGGGGTGTGTGGTGACCTACGACGAGATCGAGTTCCGCGAGGGCTGGCCGGACGGGCTGCGCGACGGTTCCTGA
- a CDS encoding aldehyde dehydrogenase (NADP(+)) encodes MAAAPVWSVDPRTGNPREQVAVESTAEEIDRVVRSAHAARPALADRSVRARLLRTAADLLDEAREHVIEAADAETALGPTRLTGELARTTAQLRAFADVVDEGAYLDVHIDHADANRTPPWPDLRRYKIPLGVVAVYSASNFPLAFSVPGGDTASALAAGCPVVVKAHPDHPATAELCASVLRRAAKQVGLPEDVLSLVHGFEAGVELVRHPLVAAAGFTGSVRGGRALFDAAAARPTPIPFHGELGSLNPVVVTEEAAAERAEQIGSGLAGSMTLGEGQFCTKPGFVLAPAGDAGDRMLKSLTDAVSETEPGVMLDHRMRGAFVEGVRERADLPFVEAPITPGAGGDHTVSAGFLSLPARLLTADGPHDLLLEECFGPVTVVARYESDDEITAVLGRLPGNLTATLHLSAAEAAGEGRGAELLAELTPLAGRVLVDGWPTGVAVAPAQHHGGPYPATTSTSTSVGATAIERWLRPVTYQTTPEALLPPELRDDNPLGLPRRVDGRRETPAS; translated from the coding sequence GTGGCAGCAGCACCAGTCTGGAGTGTCGACCCCCGAACCGGGAACCCGCGGGAGCAGGTTGCGGTGGAGTCGACGGCCGAGGAGATCGACCGCGTGGTCCGTTCCGCCCACGCCGCCCGCCCCGCCCTCGCCGACCGGAGTGTACGCGCGCGTCTGCTCCGTACGGCCGCCGACCTGCTCGACGAGGCCCGCGAGCACGTCATCGAGGCGGCCGACGCCGAGACCGCGCTCGGCCCCACCCGCCTCACCGGTGAACTCGCGCGCACCACAGCGCAGTTGCGGGCCTTCGCCGATGTCGTCGACGAGGGCGCGTACCTCGACGTCCACATCGACCACGCGGACGCGAACCGCACCCCGCCGTGGCCCGACCTGCGCCGCTACAAGATCCCCCTCGGTGTCGTCGCCGTCTATTCCGCCAGCAACTTCCCGCTCGCCTTCTCCGTGCCCGGCGGCGACACCGCCAGTGCGCTGGCCGCGGGCTGCCCGGTCGTCGTCAAGGCCCACCCCGACCACCCCGCGACCGCCGAGCTGTGCGCGTCCGTACTGCGCAGGGCCGCGAAGCAGGTCGGTCTGCCCGAGGACGTGCTGAGCCTCGTGCACGGCTTCGAGGCCGGCGTCGAACTCGTGCGGCACCCGCTGGTCGCCGCGGCCGGCTTCACCGGTTCCGTACGCGGCGGACGTGCCCTCTTCGACGCCGCGGCCGCCCGCCCCACCCCCATCCCCTTCCACGGTGAACTCGGTTCTCTCAACCCGGTGGTGGTCACCGAGGAGGCCGCCGCCGAGCGCGCCGAGCAGATCGGCTCCGGACTCGCGGGGTCGATGACCCTCGGCGAAGGGCAGTTCTGCACCAAGCCCGGCTTCGTCCTGGCCCCGGCCGGCGACGCGGGCGACCGGATGCTCAAGTCGCTCACGGACGCGGTCAGCGAGACCGAGCCCGGCGTGATGCTCGACCACCGGATGCGCGGCGCCTTCGTCGAGGGCGTACGGGAACGGGCGGACCTGCCGTTCGTCGAGGCCCCGATCACCCCCGGGGCCGGCGGGGATCACACCGTGAGCGCCGGCTTCCTGTCCCTGCCGGCGCGGCTGCTCACCGCCGACGGGCCGCACGATCTGCTCCTGGAGGAGTGCTTCGGCCCGGTCACCGTGGTCGCGCGGTACGAGTCGGACGACGAGATCACCGCCGTGCTCGGACGCCTGCCCGGCAATCTCACCGCCACCCTGCACCTCTCGGCCGCCGAGGCCGCGGGGGAGGGCCGCGGCGCGGAGCTGCTCGCCGAACTCACCCCGCTCGCGGGCCGGGTGCTGGTGGACGGCTGGCCGACCGGTGTCGCCGTCGCCCCCGCCCAGCACCACGGCGGCCCCTACCCGGCGACCACGTCCACCTCCACCTCGGTCGGCGCCACCGCGATCGAGCGCTGGCTGCGGCCGGTCACCTATCAGACGACCCCGGAGGCGCTCCTTCCGCCGGAGTTGCGGGACGACAACCCGCTCGGTCTGCCGCGTCGGGTGGACGGACGCCGCGAGACTCCCGCAAGCTGA